ttgaagttcgGACATCTAggagtttaaataaatatgcaggagatttagataataaaattttatatgtgatAACTAATATCTTATAGATTATTCTTTGATTTATTGGTAACCAATGAAGAGATTTTAccaatattttagaatttaaatgaaTAGGAGAATGTAAAACACTTCGAGATAAGCTTTTTTGAATTCGTtggagttttttaatatttttttgataggtACCAGATAAAAGACTGTTACAATAGTCAAGCTGAGAGTTAACAATGTCACATGCAATTGTATTTGCAGCTTCTTTAGTCAGAAATGGCGAATGTGGCAATGTGCACGAATATGGTAATTGTAGAGTTACATAGTGTTGTTTATGAACTTGTTCGTAGAGAGGGATGAATCTAGGGTGACACCAAGGATTTTACTGAATTGATCGTAGTTATTGTTGTTccagaaaaaacaatttttgaatgatttttatgcttgctaatttgttttttagatccAAATAAAACAGCTTCTGTTTTATTTGGGTTGAGCAGAACtccattttataaaaaccactttGTTACTGCATCAGCACACACACTGATTTGATTAATGCTATCTTTGCCTGGATTGATGATAGTATAAAGTTGGGTATCATCAGCATTTTGATGTTGATTGCCACCGAGTTTTGCTACATTACGATATATAGGTGAAACAATCATGGAAAATAGAAATGGGCCTAATACACTACCCTGTGGTACTCCTGTTGAACTTGCTATTAGTCTAGATTTTGTTGATCCAATAGAAACAAAAGATTTTCGAGAGTGCAAGTATGATGTCAACCATTTTAAAGCAATATCTGTGACatcaaatttatctttaatacaGGAAATCAGCAGGCTAAGATCAATTGTATCAAATGCTGAAGATATGTCCAGAGATAGGAGAATAGTGTTCAAATTGCTGTTTCGATTAAGTGATTTGATCAAAAAGCAGATTGCAAAGGATTGAAGTTAATAGATGAAGTTACGTAAGGAAGAAGACAATATAATGTAAACTTTATaagaattttagaaattatattgaCATTTGATATTGGGCGTAGATTTGATTTATCAAATTCTGCTAGTCCTGATTTTTTGGAAGTTGGTGTTATTTGAGCAACTTTATATAAGGCTGGAAAATTCCAGATTTGAAAGAGAGGTCAGCAATGTGAGCTATAAGTGGACTAAAAAGTTCTGAACAAGATTTAAGGACGTTTGTTGGAATAATATCAAGTGGCGAAGTCTTAGGTTTGagagctttaaatatttctgaCACATCTGTAGGTGTGGCTGTACCTAATggtgttaaaatttattaccgGAGGATGTAATTTTGAGAAGGATTTAGATTTTGCGTTTTTTGCAAGCCTTTCCtggatattattttttatactttcaagTTTGTGTATGAAATATTGACTTATTACATCGCATTTTGCTTCTGGTATtgtgtttttagtttttgaactaTTTGAATTTAGTAATTTCTTGGCAATATTCCATGCTTCTTTCTGATTATCCGTATGCTGAATTTAGTTTTGCCTTATAGTGATAACATCTGGGTTTATGAATTGCTGCTGATGACTCACGGCATGCTATTCTATATAGTTTTTTATCTGATAAGTTTCCAGTTTTTTTATAACCACGCTCCAGTTTACGAcgtctgatttttttattcttggcATCTGAAGATAATCATCTATCATCATGTTTACCAGATCGCATTGAATATTTCCGAATGGGTGCTAAATGATCGAGAACAGTTGTTATATTTGCTCTTATTTGTTCAGCATTATCATCCACGTTGTTTTCAAGTGATAAGCAACATGGAATTACTTGCGATTCTTTTATAAAGCGTGACAAGTTtagttttctaaagtttttttttgaaaaccaaacagttttaatatttgaagGTTGATGATAAAGTGCAACCCGAATCATTTTGTGATCTGAAATACCCTCATCACTTACTTGAAAATTGCTGAGTAAAATGTCATAATGTCGATTAAATACTAGATTATGCATGTTGGCTATACCGGTAGTAGATGATATGCGAGTTGGAGATCGAACTCTTTGTATCTTGCTGTAGGTCTCTAGAATCTCAGCAAGTCTTGGATTGCAGGTTGTTGGAGTAGTACCTGGGCAGTTAAAGTCACCACACAGAAGTATTTCTCCAGATAATGTTTGAAGTTCCTTTAGGGGATCAGAtagttcgaaaaaaaaaatacttgttggAGTGATTGGATTTGATCGGTAAATTGCAATAGTATTGTAGATATTATTTGCCAGAATTAGTTTGGCAGATATATGTTCATAAGACAGGCAGGTAGACAATAACGAGAGTGGTTTGATATTTAAGTTGTCACGGTATATTATTGTAACGCATCCTCCACGATGATCTGATCAACAGTACTGAATTATTTTAAAGCCTGTTGGGTCCATATCGTCTTGATTTGCAGTAGAGTCGTCTGACTTTATCCAAGTTTCAGTGAGTATAAAAATAGCTAGAGAATGATTATGCACTATATCATGAATGATAGCAGATTTTTTCATAGCAGATTGAACATTTTGTATTCCCAAGTTTAATGAAGAGgaccttttaatttttatatgtaaattatgcTGATTTGATTTTAATCCATTCGAGTTCACCTAATCGTATAggtcaataatattttttccattGTGCACATTGTATCGTTGCCTCCCATTTGTATCCTCACCTTCATGAGCAAGTGCTGCGTTTCTAGTATTTCTAACTTTTCTGAGTTCACTGTCGAACAATCTCTGGTTTGCAGTTTTGTCtttgttaataaagatatttttgaagttgatattatcatttaactttttggaattttaaattaaaacattttgagttTCTTTGTTCTCCAATTCAACTAAGATGAGGTCAGGTGGTCATTCCGGTCTTTTAGTCTTTTTAGTTAGTCGAATTattctttttgtatttgttattgaaaaatttgtttttttttttttttttttaaataatttatctccctaaagccgagaaggccactacaaatGAGGAAGCTACTTGTGGTGATcaccctctctcaactttataactccgaaacacgaaccttgacgaacaaagccgctgcgcggagaaacaagttgagcgcggtactaccagggacatgatggaaatcgaactcagaacctctcgcttatgaagagagcgctctaccactacaccactaccgcataccGCATACCATACCGCACACCACATACCATACCGCGTTTTATTGCTTTTAGTAATATTTCAATggtttttctatcatttttttctttaatttgtttgtcTAAAGTAGTATGATCAGCTACCCCACTTATAATGATgttatttgcaattattttttttattattaaactggTTTGTAATTTTTGCTATCATTACCACGTTTCTTTTGGCTTTGATTGATTTTGCTGAATTTATGTTGCTTGTCCATATGTGAATATTGTTGTTGGTTTGTTTGATGTTGCTATTGAGACATTTATCTTTTCATTTTCAAGAATTTTAAGTCGTTTTAAAAAGTCAGAAAAGATACACAATATTTTGCCACACCATTTATGCATATTTTTGGTAACTTCAGCTGATGCACTAGGAACTGTTGGCCAATTTGGCTCTTCTAAGAATTCATAGTCGAACtccatgctttttttttatatatattttttatgaatatatgaGAGGATTACCACGCTGAATAACTGTGGATTACCTCTTGAAGTCTTTTGTAGGAGGGTTACCCTAAATAACAGTGGGTTACCTccttagtatatatattaaacttattaacacaaatactttaaaaagtttagatgtgtttttttccgtttATATATGCTTTCCTTTTAACCGCTTTtgctcttatttttatttttgttttatttttattatatatttaatgccTTTAATTTTTATCCATATTAGTATTTAAATCCGAAAAAGGcagacttgaaaaaaaattttatagaacttGGATCCAAATAAAATTGCggtttgacaattaaaaaagaaatttatttaaatgtaaaagaaaaacaaattttataattttaactttaaaatctttttgatttaaataaatattccaagttaaaatatgtaaataaaaaaaataaaaatttaattttctgaaCGTAACTTTTTGTACTATACTTAATTGCagcattatatttaaatgttgtttaactCCTCAGGTAAACACGATCCAatcaaaacttgaaaattttttggaaaaaaatgatttcaatgCATCGGCTAATCTACTTCaacattctaaaattatttgtattaagtttACTGACCATGAAAATCTAGTTAAGCAAATCACTGCCGTTTACGAAAATCTTAAAACATTAGtcatattaaagttaaaaaagttgccAGAATGTTGTGAACACTTATTTGCACAGCAATATTTAACTGATAATGATTTGTCTGATATCAATGATTTCCTTCAAGTTTTAGAAAACGCTAAACACATTAATTTGTTATGCGAACATATTTCtaaagaagaaataaacaaacaCTGTGAAATGTTTCTAAGCACAGTAGttcacttttttgaaaatttaaacgaTGAAATCAATCATCTCTTTAAAAAcgaaaagtttaaagaaatggAAAGAGTCTATAAGCAAATGCAGTTGGTCCGTCGAATCGAAATTGTTGAGCAACGGACCGCTGAAGTGTTCTATTCGActaatcaaaatataactggTTACATGAAAAGCTTAAGTGATGATACAGAAAAACTactaaacaacaaaaacaatgatGCTGTCGACTACAGCAAGTTGTtttcaaatcttaaaaaactaaaagatgcTGAATGGCTGAATAAACATAAATGGGGCTATTATGACAGTATCATTCAAGACATTCAAAACAATCTTACAGGCTGGGCATTTGGTTTATGCGAGACAGTCATTGAAACAAATTtggatttagaaaattatttagagCTTATAAAAGTAGATAAAGCACTGCAGCAGCTTGACAATTTGAAAAAGTGTCAGGGTAGTGTTCCAGACATTCAAAAATATCGTGATCAATCATTCGAATATTTTTACAGTTCGGTTGAAAAAAGCCTTACgagtattaaaaatactttttgtttagaaaaatatagctTGAATcacttaaaaagtagaaaaacaaaaatgataaatattaaaaaccaatACCTATTAAAGcaaccaaattttttatatttgaaaagcGAACAATGCGATACATTAGAACAGGTAGACGAGAAAATTATGAGCCTTACAAACAATattaatgattttgaaaaaaatattgaacaacACAATTCAAAACAAATCTTTTATGCTGATATTCTTAACAAATACACTGTTTGTTTAAAGGGACCTAAAAAAgacacaaaaagtaaaaaaattttactttcatataattttaaaagcattgaagATCTTATTAAtactgaaaaagaaaacaaaaagaaaattagtgaCCTAAAGAATAGAATAGAGCAAAATAAGCATCAAATTGGTCATCTTGAAATGGTAAAGTCAAAGTTCAATGAgatgtcaaataaaaatttaccatcTAATGAAGCTAACAAGTTTATCTCGgaaacaaaatacaaaagtattgaAGGCCTTAACTACAAAATCAAGGAGCTcgaaaacaaaattaatgacAGCAAATTAAATGgcgttgaatttttatttaaaacaattgagCACAGCAAAGCTGAAGCTgcattaaattacttaaattcgtgtttttcaacaaagttttttagcaaaaaagCAACTAGCTACAAGTTAGATTTTGAAACGTTTTTAAGTAAGTATAGAGAGTTAATTATATCTGAAATGGATACTTGTTTAAACCAAGTACAGAAACTTACTTTGGAAAACTCTTACTTGGCGCATGGATTAACACAGAGAATTAAGGTTAGACTTGAGGAGTgcatcaaaattcaaaattatacaCTGCTAAACAATTTGATGCAAAGTCAGCTCATTAAAAAGGATATGTTTGATAGGCTCTCAAACTATCATTTAATTATTGATCAGCTTGGTGACAATGCATGTTTGAAAACCGAAATAGTTAAAGCTTTTATTCAGTTTGataagtattttgaaaataacaaattttatcaactGCTTAGTGATTACAACAAAAACCAAAATCAAGAGTTggatgattttgaaaaaagcgTTATGCAATATgttgaaaactataaatttaatgagttggctatgaaactttttgaaattgatgaaaaattaataaaatttaactcaatttttaaaataaaaacaaacttggcgaacattataaacaagttaataactaaaactaaacataATTTGAGAGCATTGGGAAACAGCCTAGATAAAAATGAGGTTGAAAAGGTAATCAAACAGCTATCAAAGTTAGACAAagctaaaaaatgtttgtacaaCAATCTTTCtcttaaagaaaagtttaaactaaatagCTACATAGATCAAGACACTGAAGTTGAGCTAACtaattgtttcaattttatttatgagaCTATTTCAAGAAAcatactaaaatatatacacaGAATAAAGTTTCacataaataacaacaatttttacgAAGCcgaaataaaaatagaacatGTATACAATATTTGCAACTCGCTTGAAAACTGTTACAGTTCTTCTGAAATAAACAGTAACATTGAAATCATTcaagaaaactttgaagaaaGGCTGAATGCAATAACGGAAACGTATGTAAATATGCCAGTAAAAGATTATTTCCAAAACACACCACAATTAATAATAGAAGAGTTAGAAAAACTTGTTAACCATACTAGCAACGAAAAATACGTTGAATTATTGGGTAGAATAAAAGAAGCAATACGGATTCAAATGCAAGAAGTTTTTCGAAGTGCTAGATGTGCAAAACCAGATGAGCGTGCGGTCAGCATGgaacttattaaagaaactCTTTATTTATTACCAGACGGTATGAAACTTTGGATAGAATCTGAGCAAGAAAAACTTAAAGTCTATATAGACctcgaaaataaaaattatcataaagaATTCACTAGAGTTAAAAGTTCTACGGACATTaattaaattcataaatttatGGAAAAATGTGAATGTAATGGTATGGGAAAGTATATTCGTTTGACGCAAAATATAGTGATTGACCAGGTGGAGGAATGCGCTGGCTCTTTGACAAATTACTTAGAAGAAAACAATATCATTAAAGcattaactatatttaaaagagttttgGAGTACATGCAAGTATTTGGTGAAACATTAGttgaaattaaaagtatttttccaATAATAGAATGTAGTTTGCGaaataagtttaataacttATGCTCAACCTTTTCCGACATTTCAAGTAATCGTGATATTGAATATACGATAAATTGCTTTCataatttaaacagttttattgaattaaaaacatatattgaAACGTTGAACCATTCAAATCTACCTAGCtttacaaacttaaataaactGATTGACAATATATTAGTTGGATTGGGTAAATCGTATGAAAacattgttaacttttttcttgattatcaaaaaaagtatCATGGCTCTCTAGAGGAGCTCAATATTACAAAGATAAATGAATCAATGATTGTTTGTCAAAAATGgaactcatttttaatttgtgtgaTACGCCATTCCCGAATAAATGCAGAAAACTctattgtcaaaaaaaacttgtcaaagATTGAGACCTGTGTTCTCTACAATGAAATGAGGGAAAATCTATCAACAAAACTTAGAAACTACAaacttcaaataataaatatcgAGCTTCAAAAAGCTAATAACAACGAAAGAGAACTTTTTTATCAAGAGTTTGTTAAacatatactatttttatttcattctaAGGAACTGAAAAATCATATTAACGATAATTTATTTGATCCAAATTCATATGAAAACGAagtatttccttttttaaagaCCTACTTTAATAAACTATCTAATTCTGCTAAAAATATCTTTCGTGAAGATAACTCTGATATATCGTTGCAAGAATTTGATTTGTTTCGACATAacttagaaaatattaaaatgttcgATAGGCACTCAAAATCCGTAGGGATAAATTTTAACTTGTCAACAATAATGCAAGAAACTACAGAAAAGCTGGAGAGAACAATAAGCTATCTTTTCGAAATGGTTGAAAGATCTGAATGAGATGTAAATGAAAAAGTAAAgtgg
Above is a window of Hydra vulgaris chromosome 10, alternate assembly HydraT2T_AEP DNA encoding:
- the LOC105845996 gene encoding uncharacterized protein LOC105845996 isoform X3, translated to MTLYEKLSIEEINFNIEAKENLKRALDLIKMNDFNSALQSLESLFKQIQSLDINEITFLIEKANETYKLIENRDVILLLGMTGSGKTATIHFLSGSKMVKQKIEIEPGKFLNHITAAEPFPDALSKLVISCHAESETRYINPIQINLKDLGAFTDKFIILCDSPGFGDTAGPEVDIANSISLVEGIRSCKSVRPVFLLNYQNQGGRGEGIREMTRMIQDMVINIEEYLSTFSYLFTKYPENDIYASLLNIYRSIEKLPEPSDESFKAIFEDMLKKTKKNGLSLDLINHDPLDVLNKIINTPCIDDPKRVFRYTMTERSKSALHKQAEYNKSAIICAAKSHNYNLIKYKILELKFLCDTLGLNELKQILKESNDFVCNPIERCYEDTKERLSRCLENQNKISFDDLDYYVSQIEKFKDLHIFKDSEYLAKISGLSEALVQNLRLKCIEELNNFITLDIFDNEYSKTSLHNLKIITGKCDNQSYINACQFVIDQVNTIQSKLENFLEKNDFNASANLLQHSKIICIKFTDHENLVKQITAVYENLKTLVILKLKKLPECCEHLFAQQYLTDNDLSDINDFLQVLENAKHINLLCEHISKEEINKHCEMFLSTVVHFFENLNDEINHLFKNEKFKEMERVYKQMQLVRRIEIVEQRTAEVFYSTNQNITGYMKSLSDDTEKLLNNKNNDAVDYSKLFSNLKKLKDAEWLNKHKWGYYDSIIQDIQNNLTGWAFGLCETVIETNLDLENYLELIKVDKALQQLDNLKKCQGSVPDIQKYRDQSFEYFYSSVEKSLTSIKNTFCLEKYSLNHLKSRKTKMINIKNQYLLKQPNFLYLKSEQCDTLEQVDEKIMSLTNNINDFEKNIEQHNSKQIFYADILNKYTVCLKGPKKDTKSKKILLSYNFKSIEDLINTEKENKKKISDLKNRIEQNKHQIGHLEMVKSKFNEMSNKNLPSNEANKFISETKYKSIEGLNYKIKELENKINDSKLNGVEFLFKTIEHSKAEAALNYLNSCFSTKFFSKKATSYKLDFETFLSKYRELIISEMDTCLNQVQKLTLENSYLAHGLTQRIKVRLEECIKIQNYTLLNNLMQSQLIKKDMFDRLSNYHLIIDQLGDNACLKTEIVKAFIQFDKYFENNKFYQLLSDYNKNQNQELDDFEKSVMQYVENYKFNELAMKLFEIDEKLIKFNSIFKIKTNLANIINKLITKTKHNLRALGNSLDKNEVEKVIKQLSKLDKAKKCLYNNLSLKEKFKLNSYIDQDTEVELTNCFNFIYETISRNILKYIHRIKFHINNNNFYEAEIKIEHVYNICNSLENCYSSSEINSNIEIIQENFEERLNAITETYVNMPVKDYFQNTPQLIIEELEKLVNHTSNEKYVELLGRIKEAIRIQMQEVFRSARCAKPDERAVSMELIKETLYLLPDGMKLWIESEQEKLKVYIDLENKNYHKEFTRVKSSTDIN